A section of the Ignavibacteria bacterium genome encodes:
- a CDS encoding peptidylprolyl isomerase translates to MIKRNLSFALAILLISTIAFAQTKESKDKTIKNESKIKTMTIAVIETNMGKIEIELFEDKTPKTANNFIGLAKKGYYDGIIFHRVIDNFMIQGGDPTGTGMGGESIYGAKFEDEFHKDLKHDKPGILSMANAGPNTNGSQFFITLVPTPWLDNRHSVFGQVIKGMDVVKAVGKVETSKPGDRPKKDVVMNSVKIEIKKVKEITK, encoded by the coding sequence ATGATTAAAAGAAACTTATCATTTGCTTTGGCAATTCTGTTAATTTCAACGATAGCATTTGCACAAACAAAAGAATCAAAAGACAAAACAATAAAGAATGAGAGTAAAATAAAAACAATGACAATTGCAGTAATTGAAACGAATATGGGGAAAATTGAAATTGAATTATTTGAAGATAAGACACCAAAAACAGCTAACAATTTTATCGGGCTTGCAAAAAAAGGATATTACGATGGAATAATTTTTCACAGAGTCATCGACAATTTCATGATTCAAGGTGGAGACCCGACCGGGACTGGAATGGGAGGTGAAAGCATTTACGGTGCTAAGTTCGAAGATGAATTTCACAAAGATTTGAAACATGACAAACCGGGAATTCTATCCATGGCTAATGCCGGACCGAACACAAATGGAAGTCAATTCTTCATAACTTTGGTTCCAACACCTTGGCTTGACAATCGGCATTCTGTGTTTGGGCAAGTTATTAAAGGAATGGATGTAGTAAAAGCTGTTGGAAAAGTTGAAACATCTAAACCTGGCGACAGACCGAAAAAAGATGTCGTAATGAATTCTGTGAAAATTGAGATTAAAAAAGTCAAAGAGATTACAAAATAA